The Ovis canadensis isolate MfBH-ARS-UI-01 breed Bighorn chromosome 13, ARS-UI_OviCan_v2, whole genome shotgun sequence genome includes a region encoding these proteins:
- the BTBD3 gene encoding BTB/POZ domain-containing protein 3 isoform X2, whose product MAADIFPRKKPASSSSTTVQQYHQQNLSNNNLIPAPNWQGLYPTIRERNAVMFNNDLMADVHFVVGPPGGTQRLPGHKYVLAVGSSVFHAMFYGELAEDKDEIRIPDVDPAAFLAMLKYIYCDEIDLAADTVLATLYAAKKYIVPHLARACVNFLETSLSAKNACVLLSQSCLFEEPDLTQRCWEVIDAQAELALKSEGFCDIDFQTLESILRRETLNAKEIVVFEAALNWAEVECQRQDLALSIENKRKVLGKALYLIRIPTMALDDFANGAAQSGVLTLNETNDIFLWYTAAKKPELQFVSKARKGLVPQRCHRFQSCAYRSNQWRYRGRCDSIQFAVDKRVFIAGFGLYGSSCGSAEYSAKIELKRQGVVLGQNLSKYFSDGSSSTFPVWFEYPVQIEPDTFYTASVILDGNELSYFGQEGMTEVQCGKVTVQFQCSSDSTNGTGVQGGQIPELIFYA is encoded by the exons atggcTGCTGATATATTCCCCCGCAAAAAACCAGCCAGCTCCAGCAGCACCACTGTCCAGCAGTACCACCAGCAGAATCTCAGTAACAACAACCTTATTCCCGCCCCGAACTGGCAGGGGCTCTATCCCACCATTAGGGAGAG AAATGCGGTGATGTTCAATAATGATCTGATGGCAGATGTACATTTTGTGGTTGGGCCACCAGGCGGGACTCAGCGGTTGCCAGGACACAAA TACGTTTTAGCTGTTGGGAGCTCTGTGTTCCATGCAATGTTTTACGGAGAACTTGCCGAGGACAAAGATGAGATCCGTATACCAGATGTCGACCCTGCTGCTTTTCTCGCCATGCTGAA ATACATCTATTGTGATGAAATTGACTTGGCTGCTGACACAGTCTTGGCCACTCTTTATGCTGCCAAAAAGTACATCGTCCCTCACCTCGCCAGGGCCTGCGTCAATTTCCTGGAGACCAGCCTGAGCGCCAAGAACGCCTGTGTGCTCCTGTCCCAGAGCTGCTTGTTCGAGGAGCCGGACCTCACCCAGCGCTGCTGGGAGGTGATCGATGCCCAGGCCGAGCTGGCGCTCAAGTCCGAGGGGTTCTGCGACATCGACTTCCAGACCCTGGAAAGCATCCTCCGCAGGGAAACTCTGAATGCCAAAGAAATCGTGGTCTTCGAGGCCGCTCTCAACTGGGCTGAGGTGGAATGCCAGCGGCAGGATCTGGCTCTGAGCATCGAGAACAAGCGCAAGGTGCTGGGCAAGGCGCTCTACTTGATCCGCATCCCGACCATGGCCCTGGACGATTTCGCCAACGGTGCTGCGCAGTCCGGCGTCTTGACTCTGAACGAGACCAACGACATCTTCCTCTGGTACACGGCGGCCAAGAAGCCCGAGCTGCAGTTCGTGAGCAAGGCCCGCAAGGGGCTGGTGCCACAGCGCTGCCACCGCTTCCAGTCCTGCGCCTACCGGAGCAACCAGTGGCGCTACCGGGGCCGCTGCGACAGCATCCAGTTCGCCGTGGACAAGAGGGTCTTCATCGCAGGCTTCGGGCTGTACGGCTCCAGCTGCGGCTCGGCGGAGTACAGCGCCAAGATCGAGCTCAAGCGGCAGGGCGTGGTCCTGGGGCAGAACCTCAGCAAGTACTTCTCGGACGGCTCAAGCAGCACGTTCCCCGTGTGGTTCGAGTACCCGGTGCAGATCGAGCCGGACACCTTCTACACGGCCAGCGTCATCCTGGACGGCAATGAGCTCAGCTACTTCGGGCAGGAGGGCATGACGGAGGTGCAGTGCGGCAAGGTCACCGTGCAGTTCCAGTGCTCGTCGGACAGCACCAACGGCACGGGCGTGCAGGGCGGCCAGATCCCCGAGCTCATCTTCTACGCCTGA
- the BTBD3 gene encoding BTB/POZ domain-containing protein 3 isoform X1 — protein sequence MVDDKERNMKCLTFFLMLPETVKNRSKKSSKKTNPSSSSSNSSNSSSKLPPVCYEIITLKTKKKKKMAADIFPRKKPASSSSTTVQQYHQQNLSNNNLIPAPNWQGLYPTIRERNAVMFNNDLMADVHFVVGPPGGTQRLPGHKYVLAVGSSVFHAMFYGELAEDKDEIRIPDVDPAAFLAMLKYIYCDEIDLAADTVLATLYAAKKYIVPHLARACVNFLETSLSAKNACVLLSQSCLFEEPDLTQRCWEVIDAQAELALKSEGFCDIDFQTLESILRRETLNAKEIVVFEAALNWAEVECQRQDLALSIENKRKVLGKALYLIRIPTMALDDFANGAAQSGVLTLNETNDIFLWYTAAKKPELQFVSKARKGLVPQRCHRFQSCAYRSNQWRYRGRCDSIQFAVDKRVFIAGFGLYGSSCGSAEYSAKIELKRQGVVLGQNLSKYFSDGSSSTFPVWFEYPVQIEPDTFYTASVILDGNELSYFGQEGMTEVQCGKVTVQFQCSSDSTNGTGVQGGQIPELIFYA from the exons ATGGTAGATGACAAGGAAAGGAACATGAAATGTCTCACCTTCTTCTTGATGCTTCCAGAGACGGTAAAGAACAGGTCCAAGAAAAGCTCGAAGAAAACAaatcccagcagcagcagcagtaacagcagcaacagcagcagcaagttgcCTCCAGTTTGTTATGAAATAATTACCTTGAAgactaagaagaagaagaagatggcTGCTGATATATTCCCCCGCAAAAAACCAGCCAGCTCCAGCAGCACCACTGTCCAGCAGTACCACCAGCAGAATCTCAGTAACAACAACCTTATTCCCGCCCCGAACTGGCAGGGGCTCTATCCCACCATTAGGGAGAG AAATGCGGTGATGTTCAATAATGATCTGATGGCAGATGTACATTTTGTGGTTGGGCCACCAGGCGGGACTCAGCGGTTGCCAGGACACAAA TACGTTTTAGCTGTTGGGAGCTCTGTGTTCCATGCAATGTTTTACGGAGAACTTGCCGAGGACAAAGATGAGATCCGTATACCAGATGTCGACCCTGCTGCTTTTCTCGCCATGCTGAA ATACATCTATTGTGATGAAATTGACTTGGCTGCTGACACAGTCTTGGCCACTCTTTATGCTGCCAAAAAGTACATCGTCCCTCACCTCGCCAGGGCCTGCGTCAATTTCCTGGAGACCAGCCTGAGCGCCAAGAACGCCTGTGTGCTCCTGTCCCAGAGCTGCTTGTTCGAGGAGCCGGACCTCACCCAGCGCTGCTGGGAGGTGATCGATGCCCAGGCCGAGCTGGCGCTCAAGTCCGAGGGGTTCTGCGACATCGACTTCCAGACCCTGGAAAGCATCCTCCGCAGGGAAACTCTGAATGCCAAAGAAATCGTGGTCTTCGAGGCCGCTCTCAACTGGGCTGAGGTGGAATGCCAGCGGCAGGATCTGGCTCTGAGCATCGAGAACAAGCGCAAGGTGCTGGGCAAGGCGCTCTACTTGATCCGCATCCCGACCATGGCCCTGGACGATTTCGCCAACGGTGCTGCGCAGTCCGGCGTCTTGACTCTGAACGAGACCAACGACATCTTCCTCTGGTACACGGCGGCCAAGAAGCCCGAGCTGCAGTTCGTGAGCAAGGCCCGCAAGGGGCTGGTGCCACAGCGCTGCCACCGCTTCCAGTCCTGCGCCTACCGGAGCAACCAGTGGCGCTACCGGGGCCGCTGCGACAGCATCCAGTTCGCCGTGGACAAGAGGGTCTTCATCGCAGGCTTCGGGCTGTACGGCTCCAGCTGCGGCTCGGCGGAGTACAGCGCCAAGATCGAGCTCAAGCGGCAGGGCGTGGTCCTGGGGCAGAACCTCAGCAAGTACTTCTCGGACGGCTCAAGCAGCACGTTCCCCGTGTGGTTCGAGTACCCGGTGCAGATCGAGCCGGACACCTTCTACACGGCCAGCGTCATCCTGGACGGCAATGAGCTCAGCTACTTCGGGCAGGAGGGCATGACGGAGGTGCAGTGCGGCAAGGTCACCGTGCAGTTCCAGTGCTCGTCGGACAGCACCAACGGCACGGGCGTGCAGGGCGGCCAGATCCCCGAGCTCATCTTCTACGCCTGA